AATGACATCAATTTGGCGAAAGGAAGGAGAATCTATGGAAGACAAGCTGCTGAGATATACCCTGCGGGTGGACCGGGTGTATTTCCGGAAATTCCGTTATATCGCGGCGTCGGAAGGCCGTTC
This window of the Ruminococcaceae bacterium BL-6 genome carries:
- a CDS encoding conserved protein of unknown function (Evidence 4 : Unknown function but conserved in other organisms), with amino-acid sequence MEDKLLRYTLRVDRVYFRKFRYIAASEGRSANKEIEQYIKRRVSEFEAAHGKIEINGE